The Sulfuricystis thermophila genome segment TGCGCGGCAGCACATGTCCAGAAGCCTCGCGCAGCGCAGCATGCGGTTGCCAGGCGGCAATCCAGCCGGGCAGCGCCGCAGGCGGCATCGGCCGTGCGATGCCATAGCCTTGTACCCGATCACAACCGAGATGCAGCAACATCAGCGCATGATCGAGGGTCTCGACGCCCTCGGCGATCACCTCGTCGCGGAAGGCCGTCGCCAGTCCGAGCACCCCTTCGACGATCGCCAGATCGTCCGGATCGTGCAGCATGTCGCGCACGAAGGACTGGTCGATCTTCAACAAATCGATCGGCAGCCGGCGTAGATAGGCGAGTGATGCATAGCCGGTGCCGAAGTCGTCGAGCGCGAATTTCACGCCCAGCGCGCGACACTGCTCCATGCGTGCCGAGACGCCGGCGACATCTTCGAGCGCCGCCGATTCCAGAACTTCGAGCTCGAAGCGCTGCGGCGGTGCCTGCGGATGACGCGCCAGCGCCGCGGCAAGGAAGTCCGCGAAGGCAGGCTGTTGCAGATGCACCGCCGGCAGATTGATGCTGATGCCGATGTCGAGCCCCTGTGCCTGCCAGGCTTCCAGCTGCGTCAGCGCCGTATCGATCACCCATGCCGAGAGACGGATACTGAAATCGCGATCCTCGGCAGCGAGGGGGAGGAATTCGGATGGGCCAAGCAAACCGTGTTCCGGGTGCTGCCAGCGCAGCAGCGCTTCCACGCCGATGATGCGCATCGCGCGCAGATCGGCCTTCGGCTGGTAGTAAAGACGAAACTCGCCGTCTTCCAGCGCACGGGCGAGACGATCGAGGGCTTCCCGCCGCGCTTGTGTGTCGCGATCCTCGCTGGCGTCGAAGACGTGATAGCGGTTGCGCCCGGACTGCTTGGCGATATACATCGCCTGGTCGGCGTGACGGATCAGCGCATCGGCGGCGGCATCATCATCGGGAAAGAACGTGACGCCGATGCTCGCCGAGAGGGTCACATGCTCGCCATCGATCGGATAGGGCTGCGCCAGCGCGGCGAGGACCCGCCTCAGCAGATGCAGATGATCGCTCGTGTCGTTCGTACCGGACAGCACCAGCACGAATTCGTCGCCGCCCAGCCGCGCGATGGTGTCGGTTTCGCGCAGAGTCGTGCGCAGACGGTTGGCGACTTCGACCAGAACGAGATCGCCGACGGCATGCCCCCAGGTGTCATTGACTGGCTTGAAGCCGTCGAGATCGAGCAGCGCAACGGCGACACGACCGCCGTTGCGACGCGCCAGCGCCAGCGCCATCGTCAGGCGGTCGGCGAGCAGTGCCCGATTCGGCAGCTGGGTGAGCGTGTCGTAGTGAGCGCGTTTGATGAGACTGTCGGCCATGCGATTGAAGGCATCGGCGAGTCTGGAGAGCTCGTCGGCGCCGGACAGGGAGATGCGCGTGTCGAGCCGGCCAGAGGCCAGGCGCTGAGCGGCGCGTTCGAGCGTGCCAAGCCGGCGCGTGAGCCAGAAATCAAGGGGCAACAAGAGGGCGAGGCCGAGCAGGATGCCGATGAAGCCGATTTTCAGTAGCTCGGTGGTCAGGTGCTCACGCGCCTGCGCGATGAAGTGGAGCGCAATGCCGTAATGCAGCTCGCCAAGCGTCTGACCGGCGTATTCGATCGGCACGTGCACATGCCGCACGCCGTCTCGCTCTTCGCCAGACGGCGGCAATGCCACCTCGGCCGGCCAGCCGACTCGCGCGATCGTCCTTCCCTGGTGATCGAGAATCACCATATGCGTCACGGTCCCCTGGGCAACGAAGCGCTCGGCGCTGCCTGCCAATGTCGCGTAATCGCGCTGCGCGAGCGGTAACGCGAGCGAGGCGGAAAGCAGCGTGTCGGTGCGCGCCACATGCGTCTGCAGCTGGCCGCGCAACTCTTCTTCGAGCAGGGTCCAGGTCTTCCAGACCAGCAGCCCGAGGAGGACGAGGAGCGCCGCCAGCGTCATGATGGCCAGCTTGGCGCGAAACGAGAAATGGGCGAAGCCGATCTGCATCTTCACGGACGATTCATGGCTGGCTCATCACGCGCCGCGTCTCCGGCAGGAAACGATCGAGCACGGCGAGCGTTTTCATCTCGGGCAGAGCGAATCCCATCTGACCGGATTCCTTGCCGAAGCGACGTCCTGCGGCGCTGTCACTGAATTCCAACGCCGCCTGCCTGATCGATTCCGGCGACGGCAGATCGGCGGCCGGCCGCATCATCAACATGCCGCCCGGCAGCGCTTCGGAGCGATACAGGATTTGTAATGTGTCGCGCAATTCGGCGGGCAGATCCGGCCAGGCCACATCCGGACAGGCCGCGGCGGCGGCCTCGCCGAGCGCCACTGCCTGGACGGCGTTGAACGGCGTCTTTTCGGTGCGCAAAATCACATCGCTGCCAGGCTCGAGGCCACTCTCGCGCAACACGGCCGCAGCCACCTGGGCGGTCACCGTGAGCGGGTCGATCGTCGCCACCGTCTTGCCGCGCAGGTCGGCAAGCTGGCGCATCGGCCCGCCCTTTGCCACCACCAGGTAAATCCTCAAGACCGCCTTGGCGACCGCCAGCACGAGATGGTGGCGATCGCGATGCGTCTGCCAGCCGGGGCCGGGACCGATGAAGTAGATGTCGAACTCGCCGTCGAGCGCGCGACGCTGGAAGGTCTTGAAATCGGGCGCGGTCGACAGCGCGACCGGCCGCTGGAAGACCGCCGCGAAATGTGCACGCAACGGCTCGAAGATGGTCAGCAGTCGGGCAGTCGGCAGATAGGGCACGACGCCGAATTCGAGCGGCCGCTCCCGGGCGAGTGGCCCGGCACCGCGGCTCTGACGGGCGAGCACGGCCAGCGCCACGCCCAGCGATGCCGTGAGCATGCACCGGCGCGTTGGGTCGATTTCGGGCCTCCTCCCTGCCATGACGGCCTCCGCGTGAAGAATCGGAATTCCGTAATCATAGCCGGAATTGCGCGGAAGGCACCTGCCAGGGGTGCCGTGCTGCCAGCGCCGACTTCCGGGGGTCTATTGACTACTTCGCCGCATAGGAAAACACGTCGGCGAAGAATTCCTCCGGCGGCAGCCCATGCGCGACGAAATCGCGCTGCGCCGCCTCGCACATCGCCGGCGCGCCACAGACATAAGCCTGATAGGCCGAGAGGTCGGGATGGTCGGCGAGCACGGCCTCATGGACCAGGCCGCTGCGGCCTGGCCAGTCGGCGTCCGGCTCGGAGAGCACCGGTGTGTAGGCAATGCCGTTTTCCCGTGCCCAGCGCTCGGCCAGCGCGTTCAGGTAGAGACCGGCACGGTTCTTCGCCCCCCAGTAAAGCTGCATGGGGCGTTTGATCCCGATGTGGAGCGCATGCTCGATCAGGCCCTTGATCGGCGCGAAACCGGTGCCCCCGGCGACGAGCAAGATCGGCTTGGTGGAATCCTCGCGCAGAGTGAAGCTGCCGAACGGCCCTTCGATGCGCAGGATGTCCTTTTCCTTCATCTTCGTGAACACATGTTCGGTGAAATTGCCGCCCGGAATGTGGCGCACGTGCAGCTCGAGCAGGTCGTCGGCGTGCGGCGCATTGGCGAGCGAGAAGGCGCGGCGCTTGCCATCGGGCAGCAGGAATTCGATGTATTGACCGGCGAGGAACTGCAAGCGCTCGTTGGTCGGCAGCTTGAGATGAATCACCATCACGTCGGGGGCGACGCGTTCCAGTTTCTGCACGCGGCAGGGCAGGGTTTTCACCGGAATGTCCAGGACGCTGGCGACCTCATGCACCTCGACGGTCACGTCGGTGAGCGGCTTCGCGCAGCACAACAGCGCCATGCCGGCGACACGCTCCGCGGCCGGCAGCGCGCTTTCCTGGGCGGCGCCGAGATCGACCGTCCCCCCGAGCACCTTGGCCTTGCAGGCGCCGCAGGCGCCGTTCTTGCAGCCGTAGGGCAGGTTGATGCCGGCATCGAGCGCGGCTTCGAGGATCGTGGCGCCGTCCGCGACGCTGAAAGAGTGGCCGCTGGGCTGAAGGGTGACTTGATGAGCCATGCGATAATCGTCCGGTGAGAAAAAGAAGATTGTTGATCGTCGGTTGCGGGGATGTCGTGCGGCGCGCGCTGCCCTGCCTCGCGCGTCGCTGGCAGATCACCGCGCTGGTGCGCCACTACGACCCCGGCCTTAGTAGCCACGGGGTACGGCAGATCGTCGGCGATCTCGACCAACCGGAGAGCCTCGCGCGGCTCGCAGGCCTCGCCCACGCGGTGCTGCACAGTGCGCCGCCCCCCGGCGAAGGCAACGACGACCCGCGCACCCGTCATCTCCTCGCAACGCTGGGAAGAGCGCGGAGTCTACCACGCAGGCTGGTCTACATCAGCACCAGCGGCGTGTATGGCCCCTGCGGTGGCGAACGTGTCACCGAGACACGCCGCCTGGCCGCCGCCACCCCGCGCGCGCGCCGCCGTGTGGCGGCGGAAACCCGGCTGCGTGCCGCCGGCCGACGCGGCATCCGGGTCAGCATTCTGCGCGCGCCCGGCATCTATGCCGCCGACCGGCTACCGCTGGAACGCGTGCGACGCGGCGATCCGGTGCTGCTCAAGGACGAGGACTCCTTCACCAACCACATCCACGCCGAAGACCTCGCCGCCGCCTGTTGCGCGGCGCTGGAGCGCGGCCGGCCGAACCGCAGTTACAACATCAGCGACGACTCGGACATCCGCATGGGTGACTGGTTCGACAAGCTCGCCGATGCGTTCCGGCTGCCCCGCCCGCCGCGCGTGACACGCGCCGAGGCGCAGA includes the following:
- a CDS encoding EAL domain-containing protein; this translates as MQIGFAHFSFRAKLAIMTLAALLVLLGLLVWKTWTLLEEELRGQLQTHVARTDTLLSASLALPLAQRDYATLAGSAERFVAQGTVTHMVILDHQGRTIARVGWPAEVALPPSGEERDGVRHVHVPIEYAGQTLGELHYGIALHFIAQAREHLTTELLKIGFIGILLGLALLLPLDFWLTRRLGTLERAAQRLASGRLDTRISLSGADELSRLADAFNRMADSLIKRAHYDTLTQLPNRALLADRLTMALALARRNGGRVAVALLDLDGFKPVNDTWGHAVGDLVLVEVANRLRTTLRETDTIARLGGDEFVLVLSGTNDTSDHLHLLRRVLAALAQPYPIDGEHVTLSASIGVTFFPDDDAAADALIRHADQAMYIAKQSGRNRYHVFDASEDRDTQARREALDRLARALEDGEFRLYYQPKADLRAMRIIGVEALLRWQHPEHGLLGPSEFLPLAAEDRDFSIRLSAWVIDTALTQLEAWQAQGLDIGISINLPAVHLQQPAFADFLAAALARHPQAPPQRFELEVLESAALEDVAGVSARMEQCRALGVKFALDDFGTGYASLAYLRRLPIDLLKIDQSFVRDMLHDPDDLAIVEGVLGLATAFRDEVIAEGVETLDHALMLLHLGCDRVQGYGIARPMPPAALPGWIAAWQPHAALREASGHVLPRTDLPLITAAVDHRRWVERLVACVEKREPYRAEQIPLDPRACRFGIWLHGEGRRRYGKLPEFAAIDARHEEIHALGRRIVTLIERDDFVTARGLLPEMLARRDHLLENLRGIIKTIATRVPV
- a CDS encoding phosphate/phosphite/phosphonate ABC transporter substrate-binding protein; translated protein: MLTASLGVALAVLARQSRGAGPLARERPLEFGVVPYLPTARLLTIFEPLRAHFAAVFQRPVALSTAPDFKTFQRRALDGEFDIYFIGPGPGWQTHRDRHHLVLAVAKAVLRIYLVVAKGGPMRQLADLRGKTVATIDPLTVTAQVAAAVLRESGLEPGSDVILRTEKTPFNAVQAVALGEAAAAACPDVAWPDLPAELRDTLQILYRSEALPGGMLMMRPAADLPSPESIRQAALEFSDSAAGRRFGKESGQMGFALPEMKTLAVLDRFLPETRRVMSQP
- a CDS encoding CDP-6-deoxy-delta-3,4-glucoseen reductase, which produces MAHQVTLQPSGHSFSVADGATILEAALDAGINLPYGCKNGACGACKAKVLGGTVDLGAAQESALPAAERVAGMALLCCAKPLTDVTVEVHEVASVLDIPVKTLPCRVQKLERVAPDVMVIHLKLPTNERLQFLAGQYIEFLLPDGKRRAFSLANAPHADDLLELHVRHIPGGNFTEHVFTKMKEKDILRIEGPFGSFTLREDSTKPILLVAGGTGFAPIKGLIEHALHIGIKRPMQLYWGAKNRAGLYLNALAERWARENGIAYTPVLSEPDADWPGRSGLVHEAVLADHPDLSAYQAYVCGAPAMCEAAQRDFVAHGLPPEEFFADVFSYAAK
- a CDS encoding NAD-dependent epimerase/dehydratase family protein; the encoded protein is MRKRRLLIVGCGDVVRRALPCLARRWQITALVRHYDPGLSSHGVRQIVGDLDQPESLARLAGLAHAVLHSAPPPGEGNDDPRTRHLLATLGRARSLPRRLVYISTSGVYGPCGGERVTETRRLAAATPRARRRVAAETRLRAAGRRGIRVSILRAPGIYAADRLPLERVRRGDPVLLKDEDSFTNHIHAEDLAAACCAALERGRPNRSYNISDDSDIRMGDWFDKLADAFRLPRPPRVTRAEAQTRLSPQLLSFMNESRRLDNTRMKRELRLKLRYPTVDAGIEAASRNPPCCG